A single Zonotrichia albicollis isolate bZonAlb1 chromosome 28, bZonAlb1.hap1, whole genome shotgun sequence DNA region contains:
- the SCUBE3 gene encoding signal peptide, CUB and EGF-like domain-containing protein 3 isoform X1, whose protein sequence is MGALQIAGFSILFFLLHSGSTLANKASQDVDECVEGTDSCHIDAICQNTPKSYKCICKSGYTGDGKHCKDVDECEREDNAGCVHECVNIPGNYRCTCYDGFRLAHDGHNCLDLDECSEGNGGCQQTCVNMMGSYECFCREGFFLSDNQHTCIQRPEEGMNCMNKNHGCAHICRETPKGGIACECRPGFELTKNQRDCKLTCNYGNGGCQHTCDDTDQGPKCGCHVKFLLHSDGVTCIGERHFQQHVILETFSNETCAVNNGGCDSKCHDAATGVHCSCPMGFMLQPDRKTCKDIDECRLNNGGCDHICRNTVGSFECSCKKGYKLLINERNCQDIDECSFDRTCDHLCINTPGSFQCLCHKGYTLYGLTHCGDIDECSINRGGCKFGCINTPGSYQCTCPAGCKLHWNKKDCVAGACPLELVKCLPGSVPPRATLTCNKMGKKDSCALSCTSKARFLPESDSSYTVSCGTPVLRQGQHRATNSSQQCLETVAAPVKQKASFKIKDAKCHLHPRSKGKQEEAGRAGTQGGSAPCSDCQVTFVNLKCDSSKKGKGRRARNSPNKEVTRITLEFEAEIKPEEITASCNLHCLRQRVEKKLKSAIKALKKSINQERFLLRFSGMEYEVARKLSVAPERQESCGPGQQRLASKCVSCSQGTYYHGQTEQCVPCPPGTYQEKEGQLSCDLCPRGDTFGPIGATNITACTGQCPPGQHSADGFKPCQPCPRGSYQPEVGRALCFPCGGGLTTRHEGALSFQDCDTKVQCSPGHYYNTSVHRCIRCAVGTYQPDFRQNYCISCPGNTTTDFDGSTSVSQCKNRQCGGELGEYTGYIESPNYPGNYPANVECTWNINPPPKRKILIVVPEIFLPSEDECGDVLVMRKNSSPSSITTYETCQTYERPIAFTARSRKLWINFKTSEANSARGFQIPYVTYDEDYEQLVEDIVRDGRLYASENHQEILKDKKLIKAFFDVLAHPQNYFKYTEKHKEMLPRSFIKLLRSKVSSFLRPYK, encoded by the exons ATGTTGACGAGTGCGTGGAGGGCACTGACAGCTGCCACATCGATGCCATCTGCCAGAACACCCCCAAGTCCTACAAGTGCATCTGCAAGTCCGGCTACACCGGGGATGGGAAGCACTGCAAAG ATGTTGACGAGTGTGAGCGGGAGGACAACGCTGGCTGCGTGCACGAGTGCGTCAACATCCCCGGCAACTACCGCTGCACCTGCTACGACGGCTTCCGCCTGGCACACGACGGCCACAACTGCCTGG ACCTGGACGAGTGCTCGGAGGGCAACGGCGGCTGCCAGCAGACCTGTGTCAACATGATGGGCAGCTACGAGTGCTTCTGCAGGGAGGGCTTCTTCCTCAGTGACAACCAGCACACCTGCATCCAGCGCCCTGAAG AAGGCATGAACTGCATGAACAAGAACCATGGCTGTGCCCACATCTGCCGGGAGACCCCCAAAGGGGGCATCGCCTGCGAGTGCCGCCCCGGCTTCGAGCTCACCAAGAACCAGCGGGACTGCAAAC TGACCTGCAACTACGGCAACGGGGGCTGCCAGCACACCTGCGACGACACCGACCAGGGCCCCAAGTGCGGCTGCCACGTCAAATTCCTGCTGCACTCGGACGGGGTGACGTGCATCG GGGAGAGACACTTCCAGCAACACGTTATCCTTGAGACGTTTTCTAAtg AGACGTGTGCTGTGAACAACGGGGGCTGTGACAGCAAGTGCCACGACGCGGCCACCGGCGTCCACTGCAGCTGCCCCATGGGCTTCATGCTCCAGCCCGACAGGAAGACCTGCAAAG ACATCGACGAGTGCCGGCTCAACAACGGCGGCTGTGACCACATCTGCAGGAACACCGTGGGCAGCTTCGAGTGCAGCTGCAAGAAGGGCTACAAGCTGCTCATAAACGAGAGGAACTGCCAAG ACATCGACGAGTGCTCCTTCGACCGCACCTGCGACCACCTGTGCATCAACACCCCCGGCAGCTTCCAGTGCCTCTGCCACAAGGGCTACACGCTCTATGGGCTCACCCACTGCGGAG ACATCGATGAGTGCAGCATCAACAGGGGTGGCTGCAAATTCGGCTGCATCAACACTCCTGGCAGCTACCAGTGTACCTGTCCTGCTGGCTGCAAGCTGCactggaacaagaaggactgtGTGG CTGGTGCTTGTCCCTTGGAGCTGGTGAAGTGCCTGCCAGGTTCGGTGCCACCACGGGCCACCCTCACCTGcaacaagatgggcaagaaggACAGCTGTGCCCTTTCCTGCACCTCCAAGGCCAGATTCTTGCCAG AGTCCGACAGCAGCTACACAGTGAGCTGTGGGACCCCCGTGCTGcggcagggccagcacagagccaccaacagcagccagcagtgccTCG AGACTGTGGCTGCCCCCGTCAAGCAGAAAGCCTCCTTCAAGATCAAGGATGCCAAGTGCCACCTGCACCCACGGAGCAAGGGCAAGCAGGAGGaggctgggagggcagggacacaag GTGGCTCGGCGCCGTGCTCTGACTGCCAGGTCACCTTCGTCAACCTCAAGTGCGACTCGTCCAAGAAGGGGAAGGGGCGGCGGGCTCGCAACTCCCCCAACAAGGAGGTGACACGGATCACGCTGGAGTTTGAGGCAGAGATCAAGCCTGAGGAGATCACAG ccAGCTGCAACCTGCACTGCCTGCGACAGCGAGTGGAGAAGAAGCTGAAGTCGGCCATCAAGGCGCTGAAGAAATCCATCAACCAGGAGCGGTTCCTGCTGCGCTTCTCGGGGATGGAGTACGAGGTGGCCCGGAAGCTGAGCGTGGCCCCGGAGCGGCAGGAGAGCTGCGGGCCGGGCCAGCAGCGCCTGGCCAGCAAGTGTG TCAGCTGCTCGCAGGGAACCTATTACCACGGGCAGACGGAGCAGTGCGTGCCCTGCCCGCCCGGCACCTACcaggagaaggaggggcagctCTCCTGTGACCTGTGTCCCCGCGGCGACACCTTCGGACCCATCGGAGCCACCAACATCACCGCCTGCACCG GTCAGTGTCCCCCTGGGCAGCACTCTGCTGATGGCTTCAAGCCGTGCCAGCCGTGTCCCCGTGGCTCCTACCAGCCCGAGGTGGGGCGGGCGCTGTGCTTCCCCTGCGGCGGGGGGCTGACCACGCGCCACGAGGGAGCCCTGTCCTTCCAGGACTGCGACACCAAAG TGCAGTGCTCCCCTGGCCACTACTACAACACGAGCGTGCACCGCTGCATCCGCTGCGCCGTGGGCACCTACCAGCCCGATTTCCGGCAGAATTACTGCATCTCCTGCCCCGGCAACACCACCACCGACTTCGACGGCTCCACCTCCGTGTCCCAGTGCAAAA ACCGGCAGTGTggaggggagctgggggagTACACGGGCTACATCGAGTCCCCCAACTACCCGGGGAATTACCCCGCCAACGTCGAGTGCACCTGGAACATCAACCCCCCGCCCAAGCGCAAGATCCTCATCGTGGTGCCCGAGATCTTCCTCCCCTCCGAGGATGAGTGCGGCGACGTCTTGGTCATGCGGAAAAACT cctccccatcCTCCATCACCACCTACGAGACCTGCCAGACCTACGAGCGACCCATCGCCTTCACCGCCCGCTCCCGCAAGCTCTGGATCAACTTCAAAACCAGCGAGGCCAACAGTGCCCGGGGCTTCCAGATCCCCTACGTCACCTACGATG AGGATTACGAGCAGCTGGTGGAGGACATCGTGCGGGATGGAAGGCTCTACGCCTCTGAGAACCACCAGGAGATCCTCAAG GACAAGAAGCTCATCAAAGCTTTCTTTGACGTGCTGGCGCACCCCCAGAACTACTTCAAGTACACAGAGAAGCACAAGGAGATGCTGCCCCGCTCCTTCATCAAGCTCCTGCGCTCCAAAGTCTCCAGCTTCCTCCGGCCTTACAAATAG
- the SCUBE3 gene encoding signal peptide, CUB and EGF-like domain-containing protein 3 isoform X2, with product MGALQIAGFSILFFLLHSGSTLANKASQDVDECVEGTDSCHIDAICQNTPKSYKCICKSGYTGDGKHCKDVDECEREDNAGCVHECVNIPGNYRCTCYDGFRLAHDGHNCLDLDECSEGNGGCQQTCVNMMGSYECFCREGFFLSDNQHTCIQRPEEGMNCMNKNHGCAHICRETPKGGIACECRPGFELTKNQRDCKLTCNYGNGGCQHTCDDTDQGPKCGCHVKFLLHSDGVTCIETCAVNNGGCDSKCHDAATGVHCSCPMGFMLQPDRKTCKDIDECRLNNGGCDHICRNTVGSFECSCKKGYKLLINERNCQDIDECSFDRTCDHLCINTPGSFQCLCHKGYTLYGLTHCGDIDECSINRGGCKFGCINTPGSYQCTCPAGCKLHWNKKDCVAGACPLELVKCLPGSVPPRATLTCNKMGKKDSCALSCTSKARFLPESDSSYTVSCGTPVLRQGQHRATNSSQQCLETVAAPVKQKASFKIKDAKCHLHPRSKGKQEEAGRAGTQGGSAPCSDCQVTFVNLKCDSSKKGKGRRARNSPNKEVTRITLEFEAEIKPEEITASCNLHCLRQRVEKKLKSAIKALKKSINQERFLLRFSGMEYEVARKLSVAPERQESCGPGQQRLASKCVSCSQGTYYHGQTEQCVPCPPGTYQEKEGQLSCDLCPRGDTFGPIGATNITACTGQCPPGQHSADGFKPCQPCPRGSYQPEVGRALCFPCGGGLTTRHEGALSFQDCDTKVQCSPGHYYNTSVHRCIRCAVGTYQPDFRQNYCISCPGNTTTDFDGSTSVSQCKNRQCGGELGEYTGYIESPNYPGNYPANVECTWNINPPPKRKILIVVPEIFLPSEDECGDVLVMRKNSSPSSITTYETCQTYERPIAFTARSRKLWINFKTSEANSARGFQIPYVTYDEDYEQLVEDIVRDGRLYASENHQEILKDKKLIKAFFDVLAHPQNYFKYTEKHKEMLPRSFIKLLRSKVSSFLRPYK from the exons ATGTTGACGAGTGCGTGGAGGGCACTGACAGCTGCCACATCGATGCCATCTGCCAGAACACCCCCAAGTCCTACAAGTGCATCTGCAAGTCCGGCTACACCGGGGATGGGAAGCACTGCAAAG ATGTTGACGAGTGTGAGCGGGAGGACAACGCTGGCTGCGTGCACGAGTGCGTCAACATCCCCGGCAACTACCGCTGCACCTGCTACGACGGCTTCCGCCTGGCACACGACGGCCACAACTGCCTGG ACCTGGACGAGTGCTCGGAGGGCAACGGCGGCTGCCAGCAGACCTGTGTCAACATGATGGGCAGCTACGAGTGCTTCTGCAGGGAGGGCTTCTTCCTCAGTGACAACCAGCACACCTGCATCCAGCGCCCTGAAG AAGGCATGAACTGCATGAACAAGAACCATGGCTGTGCCCACATCTGCCGGGAGACCCCCAAAGGGGGCATCGCCTGCGAGTGCCGCCCCGGCTTCGAGCTCACCAAGAACCAGCGGGACTGCAAAC TGACCTGCAACTACGGCAACGGGGGCTGCCAGCACACCTGCGACGACACCGACCAGGGCCCCAAGTGCGGCTGCCACGTCAAATTCCTGCTGCACTCGGACGGGGTGACGTGCATCG AGACGTGTGCTGTGAACAACGGGGGCTGTGACAGCAAGTGCCACGACGCGGCCACCGGCGTCCACTGCAGCTGCCCCATGGGCTTCATGCTCCAGCCCGACAGGAAGACCTGCAAAG ACATCGACGAGTGCCGGCTCAACAACGGCGGCTGTGACCACATCTGCAGGAACACCGTGGGCAGCTTCGAGTGCAGCTGCAAGAAGGGCTACAAGCTGCTCATAAACGAGAGGAACTGCCAAG ACATCGACGAGTGCTCCTTCGACCGCACCTGCGACCACCTGTGCATCAACACCCCCGGCAGCTTCCAGTGCCTCTGCCACAAGGGCTACACGCTCTATGGGCTCACCCACTGCGGAG ACATCGATGAGTGCAGCATCAACAGGGGTGGCTGCAAATTCGGCTGCATCAACACTCCTGGCAGCTACCAGTGTACCTGTCCTGCTGGCTGCAAGCTGCactggaacaagaaggactgtGTGG CTGGTGCTTGTCCCTTGGAGCTGGTGAAGTGCCTGCCAGGTTCGGTGCCACCACGGGCCACCCTCACCTGcaacaagatgggcaagaaggACAGCTGTGCCCTTTCCTGCACCTCCAAGGCCAGATTCTTGCCAG AGTCCGACAGCAGCTACACAGTGAGCTGTGGGACCCCCGTGCTGcggcagggccagcacagagccaccaacagcagccagcagtgccTCG AGACTGTGGCTGCCCCCGTCAAGCAGAAAGCCTCCTTCAAGATCAAGGATGCCAAGTGCCACCTGCACCCACGGAGCAAGGGCAAGCAGGAGGaggctgggagggcagggacacaag GTGGCTCGGCGCCGTGCTCTGACTGCCAGGTCACCTTCGTCAACCTCAAGTGCGACTCGTCCAAGAAGGGGAAGGGGCGGCGGGCTCGCAACTCCCCCAACAAGGAGGTGACACGGATCACGCTGGAGTTTGAGGCAGAGATCAAGCCTGAGGAGATCACAG ccAGCTGCAACCTGCACTGCCTGCGACAGCGAGTGGAGAAGAAGCTGAAGTCGGCCATCAAGGCGCTGAAGAAATCCATCAACCAGGAGCGGTTCCTGCTGCGCTTCTCGGGGATGGAGTACGAGGTGGCCCGGAAGCTGAGCGTGGCCCCGGAGCGGCAGGAGAGCTGCGGGCCGGGCCAGCAGCGCCTGGCCAGCAAGTGTG TCAGCTGCTCGCAGGGAACCTATTACCACGGGCAGACGGAGCAGTGCGTGCCCTGCCCGCCCGGCACCTACcaggagaaggaggggcagctCTCCTGTGACCTGTGTCCCCGCGGCGACACCTTCGGACCCATCGGAGCCACCAACATCACCGCCTGCACCG GTCAGTGTCCCCCTGGGCAGCACTCTGCTGATGGCTTCAAGCCGTGCCAGCCGTGTCCCCGTGGCTCCTACCAGCCCGAGGTGGGGCGGGCGCTGTGCTTCCCCTGCGGCGGGGGGCTGACCACGCGCCACGAGGGAGCCCTGTCCTTCCAGGACTGCGACACCAAAG TGCAGTGCTCCCCTGGCCACTACTACAACACGAGCGTGCACCGCTGCATCCGCTGCGCCGTGGGCACCTACCAGCCCGATTTCCGGCAGAATTACTGCATCTCCTGCCCCGGCAACACCACCACCGACTTCGACGGCTCCACCTCCGTGTCCCAGTGCAAAA ACCGGCAGTGTggaggggagctgggggagTACACGGGCTACATCGAGTCCCCCAACTACCCGGGGAATTACCCCGCCAACGTCGAGTGCACCTGGAACATCAACCCCCCGCCCAAGCGCAAGATCCTCATCGTGGTGCCCGAGATCTTCCTCCCCTCCGAGGATGAGTGCGGCGACGTCTTGGTCATGCGGAAAAACT cctccccatcCTCCATCACCACCTACGAGACCTGCCAGACCTACGAGCGACCCATCGCCTTCACCGCCCGCTCCCGCAAGCTCTGGATCAACTTCAAAACCAGCGAGGCCAACAGTGCCCGGGGCTTCCAGATCCCCTACGTCACCTACGATG AGGATTACGAGCAGCTGGTGGAGGACATCGTGCGGGATGGAAGGCTCTACGCCTCTGAGAACCACCAGGAGATCCTCAAG GACAAGAAGCTCATCAAAGCTTTCTTTGACGTGCTGGCGCACCCCCAGAACTACTTCAAGTACACAGAGAAGCACAAGGAGATGCTGCCCCGCTCCTTCATCAAGCTCCTGCGCTCCAAAGTCTCCAGCTTCCTCCGGCCTTACAAATAG
- the RPL10A gene encoding large ribosomal subunit protein uL1 — protein sequence MSSKVSRDTLYEAVKEVLHGSRAKKRKFVETVELQISLKNYDPQKDKRFSGTVRLKSTPRPKFSVCLLGDQQHCDEAKAVDIPHMDIEALKKLNKNKKLVKKLAKKYDAFLASESLIKQIPRILGPGLNKAGKFPSLLTHNENLVAKVDEVKSTIKFQMKKVLCLAVAVGHVKMTEDELVYNIHLAINFLVSLLKKNWQNVRALYIKSTMGKPQRLY from the exons ATGAG CAGCAAAGTGTCCCGAGACACCCTGTACGAGGCGGTGAAGGAGGTGCTGCACGGCAGCCGTGCCAAGAAGCGCAA GTTCGTGGAGACGGTGGAGCTGCAGATCAGCCTCAAGAACTATGACCCGCAGAAGGACAAGCGCTTCTCCGGGACCGTCAG GTTGAAGTCGACGCCGCGGCCCAAATTCTCCGTGTGTCTGCTGGGGGATCAGCAGCACTGCGATGAGGCCAAAGCAGTTGACATCCCTCATATGGACATAGAAGCTTTGAAGAAGCTCAACAAAAACAAGAAGCTGGTGAAGAAGCTGG CTAAGAAGTACGACGCCTTCCTGGCCTCCGAGTCCTTGATCAAGCAAATCCCTCGAATCCTGGGCCCGGGCCTGAACAAAGCTGGGAAATTCCCTTCCCTGCTCACCCACAACGAAAACCTGGTGGCCAAGGTGGATGAGGTCAAATCCACCATCAAGTTCCAGATGAAGAAG gtgctctgTCTGGCTGTGGCCGTGGGTCACGTGAAGATGACAGAGGACGAGCTGGTCTACAACATCCACCTGGCCATCAActtcctggtgtccctgctgaaGAAGAACTGGCAGAACGTGCGAGCTCTGTACATCAAGAGCACCATGGGGAAACCCCAGCGCCTCTACTAA